One genomic region from Mycobacterium basiliense encodes:
- a CDS encoding aminodeoxychorismate synthase component I, with protein MRIDRLGDLGGAPQVLRALGCATSRLDLPPPAALTGEWFDALAVIAPSVDVRPVSSADAFSVRSDRHDTAAPTVEAVGGGWVGYLSYPDPGADGRGSRIPEAAGGWTDSVLRRDRNGQWWYESLSGKPMPHWLSNALAATPAPAAGPAATCRIDWGPADRQAHYDGVLACLEAIAAGEVYQACVCTRFTGTVSGDPLDFFIDGVARTAPARAAYIAGRWGAVASLSPELFLQRRGAVVMSSPIKGTLPLDAWPAALRASPKEVAENIMIVDLVRNDLGRVAITGTVTVPELLVVRRAPGVWHLVSTVAARVPDELPTSTLLDATFPPASVTGTPKLRARQLISQWEQGRRGIYCGTVGFASPTAGCELNVAIRTVEFDTAGNAVLGVGGGITADSDPTAEWEECLHKAAPIVGPPIPVTATRVG; from the coding sequence GTGCGAATCGACCGGCTCGGCGACCTTGGCGGTGCACCACAGGTGCTGCGCGCCCTCGGCTGCGCCACCAGTCGACTGGATTTACCCCCGCCGGCGGCGCTGACCGGTGAATGGTTCGACGCATTGGCGGTGATCGCGCCGAGTGTGGACGTGCGGCCCGTCAGCAGCGCCGATGCGTTCTCGGTCCGATCGGACCGGCATGACACCGCAGCGCCCACCGTGGAGGCCGTGGGCGGCGGCTGGGTCGGCTACCTGTCCTACCCCGACCCGGGCGCCGACGGGCGGGGCAGCAGGATCCCAGAAGCCGCTGGTGGGTGGACCGACAGCGTGCTACGCCGGGATCGCAACGGGCAGTGGTGGTACGAGAGCCTGTCCGGGAAACCCATGCCGCACTGGCTGAGCAACGCCCTGGCAGCAACCCCGGCGCCAGCGGCCGGACCGGCGGCGACGTGTCGGATCGACTGGGGACCGGCCGATCGGCAAGCACACTACGACGGCGTGCTGGCCTGCCTGGAGGCGATCGCGGCCGGCGAGGTCTATCAGGCCTGCGTGTGCACCCGGTTCACCGGGACCGTCAGCGGGGATCCGCTGGATTTCTTCATCGACGGGGTGGCTCGCACCGCCCCGGCCCGAGCCGCCTATATCGCGGGTCGGTGGGGCGCGGTGGCGTCGCTGTCGCCGGAGCTTTTCCTGCAGCGCCGCGGTGCCGTGGTGATGTCTAGCCCGATCAAAGGCACCCTGCCGCTGGATGCCTGGCCGGCGGCGCTGCGGGCTTCGCCCAAAGAGGTTGCCGAAAACATCATGATCGTCGACCTGGTCCGCAATGACCTTGGCCGGGTGGCGATTACCGGCACGGTCACGGTCCCCGAACTATTGGTTGTCCGGCGCGCTCCGGGCGTATGGCATCTGGTGTCCACGGTGGCCGCCCGGGTGCCGGACGAATTGCCGACTTCGACGTTGCTGGACGCCACCTTCCCGCCCGCGTCGGTCACTGGGACACCCAAACTGCGAGCCCGCCAACTAATTTCACAGTGGGAGCAAGGTCGGCGCGGAATTTATTGCGGCACAGTCGGTTTCGCTTCACCAACGGCCGGCTGTGAGCTCAATGTCGCCATCCGCACCGTTGAGTTCGACACGGCGGGCAACGCCGTGCTGGGCGTGGGGGGCGGGATCACGGCGGACTCCGATCCCACCGCCGAATGGGAGGAGTGCCTACACAAAGCCGCCCCCATCGTTGGGCCGCCGATCCCAGTGACCGCCACGCGGGTGGGCTAA